The Lewinellaceae bacterium genome has a segment encoding these proteins:
- a CDS encoding antibiotic biosynthesis monooxygenase encodes MIKRIVKMTFQEDKTETFLKIYLERKEKISGFEGCSGVELLRGKSPENVFFTYSLWEDEAALEKYRQSDLFQSTWALVKPLFGEKAEAWTVEEV; translated from the coding sequence ATGATTAAAAGAATTGTAAAGATGACTTTCCAGGAGGACAAAACGGAAACGTTTCTCAAAATTTACCTGGAACGAAAAGAAAAGATCAGCGGATTTGAGGGCTGTAGCGGAGTTGAATTGCTGAGAGGTAAATCCCCTGAAAATGTTTTTTTTACCTACAGCCTTTGGGAGGATGAAGCTGCTTTGGAAAAGTACAGGCAGTCGGATTTGTTCCAAAGTACCTGGGCATTGGTCAAACCACTTTTCGGTGAAAAGGCCGAAGCATGGACGGTTGAGGAGGTTTAA
- a CDS encoding SAM-dependent chlorinase/fluorinase, with product MGDTTIQQHTIVTLTTDFGWQDYYLALIKGALLCQNPTLNLVDLTHQIENYDIVRASFIFKNAWHHFPKGTIHILTVNDSSGPSSFLAMEKDGHFFIGPDNGIFSLIFEEVPKEIYRLPAENDSNFELKGIFSRAVSHISEGRGLYSIGERQETLLTRISFQPVTGASHIRGAVIHIDNYDNVITNISRELFDRIGYNRSFKLTFKGHDPILRICEHYYDVPIGEILCLFNSADHLEVAINMGNAAGLLGFDLEDTIQIEFLDAEEPND from the coding sequence ATGGGGGATACCACAATACAGCAACATACCATCGTTACACTGACCACGGATTTCGGATGGCAGGATTATTATCTCGCCCTAATTAAAGGGGCCTTATTATGCCAAAATCCGACCTTGAATCTGGTAGATCTGACTCACCAGATTGAAAATTACGATATCGTTCGGGCTTCTTTTATTTTTAAAAATGCCTGGCATCATTTCCCTAAGGGAACTATCCACATTTTGACCGTAAACGACAGCAGCGGACCCTCTTCTTTTCTTGCCATGGAAAAGGACGGGCATTTTTTTATCGGTCCCGACAATGGCATCTTTTCTTTGATCTTTGAGGAAGTTCCTAAAGAAATTTACCGGCTTCCGGCCGAAAATGACAGTAATTTTGAATTAAAAGGCATTTTTTCACGCGCAGTGAGTCACATTTCGGAAGGTCGCGGCTTATATAGTATAGGAGAACGACAGGAAACCTTGTTGACACGAATCAGTTTTCAGCCGGTAACCGGGGCTTCCCATATTCGGGGGGCGGTGATCCATATTGACAATTACGATAATGTAATTACCAATATCAGCAGGGAGCTTTTTGATAGAATAGGTTATAACAGGTCTTTTAAGTTAACCTTTAAAGGGCATGACCCGATATTAAGAATCTGTGAGCATTATTATGATGTGCCGATTGGGGAAATTTTGTGTCTGTTTAATTCTGCCGATCATTTGGAAGTGGCCATAAACATGGGAAATGCGGCAGGGTTGTTAGGTTTTGATCTGGAGGATACCATACAAATTGAATTTTTAGATGCAGAAGAACCCAATGATTAA
- a CDS encoding fumarylacetoacetate hydrolase family protein yields the protein MKIICIGRNYAAHARELNNPVPDRPVIFMKPPSALLINNKPLYYPDFTKDLHYECEVVLKIEKNGRHVQKEFAADYYNEITLGIDFTARDLQSELKDKGQPWELAKAFDGSAALGRFISKELVDPSAIAFELLKNNEMVQSGKTTDLLFPFEDIIVFISKYFKLQMGDLIFTGTPAGVGPVKIGDQLDGFIETKNGRQQLLSCAIR from the coding sequence ATGAAAATAATCTGTATCGGTAGAAATTATGCTGCCCATGCCAGGGAACTGAACAATCCGGTTCCGGACAGGCCTGTCATTTTCATGAAACCTCCTTCAGCACTTTTGATCAATAATAAACCTCTGTACTATCCCGATTTTACAAAAGACCTTCACTATGAATGTGAAGTGGTGCTGAAAATCGAAAAAAACGGCCGCCACGTACAAAAAGAATTCGCTGCCGATTATTACAATGAAATCACACTTGGCATAGACTTTACCGCCAGGGATCTGCAATCGGAGCTCAAAGACAAAGGACAACCCTGGGAATTGGCAAAAGCTTTTGACGGCTCGGCTGCCTTGGGCCGCTTTATTTCAAAAGAGCTGGTAGATCCTTCAGCCATTGCCTTCGAACTCCTGAAAAACAATGAAATGGTGCAAAGTGGCAAGACTACCGACCTGCTTTTTCCTTTTGAAGACATCATCGTTTTTATTTCAAAATACTTCAAACTCCAGATGGGAGATCTCATTTTCACAGGTACTCCCGCCGGTGTGGGGCCTGTGAAAATCGGAGACCAGCTGGATGGTTTTATCGAAACCAAAAACGGACGCCAGCAGCTGTTAAGTTGTGCGATCAGGTGA
- the trpS gene encoding tryptophan--tRNA ligase produces MSNKKVVLSAIQPTGDMHFGNYFGAIKNWVDLQADYDCVYGVVDYHAMTMPFVPSKLRQNTWELIFNLMATGVKAENLFIQSLVPEHTELCWIFNCFTSYGMLQRMTQFKDKSAQSKETGGEGFISAGLLDYPVLQAADILIYRADYVPVGKDQEQHLELSRNIAQRFNNQVGKEYFVLPETLYTEVPKVMSTADPTRKMSKSAGEKHYINVFSEESVIRKQIKSAVTDTGEVTEGTMSPGVENLFSLLKASGKQAEHESLMQDYNAGALKYADLKEAVADGLVALSNAFRDQKSEIAANKKDVKNQIKASSFEIRKRAQETVREVKELSGLMNVRF; encoded by the coding sequence ATGAGTAATAAAAAAGTAGTGCTATCGGCCATTCAACCCACAGGCGATATGCACTTTGGAAACTATTTCGGTGCCATAAAAAACTGGGTGGATTTGCAGGCAGATTATGATTGCGTATATGGAGTGGTGGATTATCACGCGATGACCATGCCTTTTGTACCGTCAAAACTCCGGCAGAATACCTGGGAACTTATCTTCAACCTCATGGCCACCGGCGTGAAGGCGGAAAATCTTTTTATTCAATCCCTGGTTCCTGAACATACTGAACTTTGCTGGATCTTCAACTGCTTCACCTCTTATGGTATGTTGCAGCGTATGACTCAGTTTAAAGATAAAAGTGCACAAAGTAAAGAAACTGGCGGGGAAGGGTTTATTTCTGCAGGTTTGCTGGATTATCCCGTGTTGCAGGCCGCAGATATTTTGATCTACCGCGCCGATTATGTGCCGGTGGGTAAAGACCAGGAACAGCATCTCGAATTGTCCAGGAATATTGCTCAACGTTTCAACAACCAGGTGGGAAAAGAATATTTTGTGCTTCCGGAAACCTTGTACACCGAAGTGCCGAAAGTGATGTCCACTGCTGATCCTACCCGGAAAATGAGTAAGAGCGCCGGGGAAAAACATTACATTAATGTATTTTCAGAAGAATCCGTTATCCGCAAACAAATAAAGTCTGCCGTAACGGATACCGGTGAAGTTACTGAAGGAACCATGAGCCCGGGTGTGGAGAACCTTTTCAGCCTGCTCAAAGCTTCAGGCAAACAAGCGGAACACGAATCCCTGATGCAGGACTACAATGCCGGTGCCCTGAAATACGCCGACCTGAAAGAAGCGGTGGCCGATGGTCTGGTGGCCCTGAGCAATGCTTTCCGTGACCAAAAATCTGAGATTGCCGCCAATAAAAAAGACGTCAAGAACCAGATTAAAGCCAGTTCATTCGAAATCAGGAAACGTGCCCAGGAAACCGTTCGTGAGGTAAAAGAACTATCCGGTTTGATGAATGTGAGGTTTTAA
- a CDS encoding RidA family protein, whose amino-acid sequence MKKIINTKNAPAPVGPYNQAVVHNYTLYVSGQIAIDPATGKLVLDDIESETRQVMENLKAILTEAGLTFKEVLKVTIFVSDMGNYEKINGVYGKYFDDKTAPAREMVQVVRLPKDVNIEISLIAAFA is encoded by the coding sequence ATGAAGAAGATCATCAATACTAAAAATGCTCCGGCTCCTGTAGGGCCCTACAACCAGGCAGTTGTACATAATTATACGCTTTATGTCTCTGGTCAGATTGCTATCGATCCGGCAACGGGCAAACTCGTGCTGGATGATATCGAATCTGAAACCCGTCAGGTTATGGAAAACCTCAAGGCCATATTGACGGAAGCAGGATTGACCTTCAAGGAAGTGTTAAAGGTGACCATTTTTGTTTCAGATATGGGGAACTATGAAAAGATAAATGGTGTTTACGGGAAATATTTTGATGATAAAACCGCTCCGGCCAGGGAAATGGTTCAAGTGGTTCGTTTGCCAAAAGATGTGAATATTGAAATTTCCTTGATCGCCGCTTTTGCATAG
- the rpmF gene encoding 50S ribosomal protein L32 translates to MAHPKSKISKQRKRKRRTHYKATEPQISTCKQTGEKHQMHRTYEDTEGNTYYRGKMLIKVEEDVD, encoded by the coding sequence ATGGCACATCCAAAGAGTAAAATATCGAAACAACGTAAGCGTAAACGCAGAACGCATTACAAAGCTACAGAGCCTCAAATTTCTACTTGTAAGCAAACGGGAGAAAAGCACCAGATGCACCGTACTTATGAGGACACCGAAGGTAACACTTACTACCGTGGTAAGATGTTGATCAAGGTAGAAGAGGACGTGGATTAA
- a CDS encoding DUF177 domain-containing protein: MDALIQFSIPVKGLGNGIHEYRFHIDKSFFDQFEHSPIQDGSFEVNFIFDKRPEMFDLHFDFYGTAKAACDRCLAQVDLPVEGDNRLLVKFGEDIDEDADVIFVSPEISSLNVAKYIYEYICLAMPLINVFDCESLSEPPCDKKMLAYLELRENEEEDEDEDGSIWDDLKNAFK, encoded by the coding sequence ATGGATGCTCTGATCCAATTTTCAATCCCGGTCAAAGGACTGGGGAACGGCATACATGAGTATCGGTTTCATATTGACAAATCATTTTTCGATCAATTTGAGCATTCTCCCATCCAGGACGGCTCCTTTGAGGTGAATTTTATCTTTGATAAGAGGCCTGAAATGTTTGATCTGCATTTTGATTTTTATGGAACTGCAAAAGCCGCCTGTGACCGATGTCTGGCTCAGGTTGATCTTCCTGTTGAAGGAGATAACCGGCTTTTGGTGAAATTTGGCGAAGATATTGACGAGGATGCTGATGTAATCTTTGTTTCTCCTGAAATTTCTTCCCTCAATGTGGCTAAATACATTTATGAGTATATTTGCCTGGCAATGCCGCTCATCAATGTTTTTGACTGTGAAAGTTTGTCTGAACCTCCGTGTGATAAAAAGATGCTTGCGTATCTTGAGTTACGTGAAAATGAAGAGGAGGACGAAGATGAAGACGGTTCCATCTGGGACGATTTAAAAAACGCATTTAAATAA